Below is a genomic region from Vitis riparia cultivar Riparia Gloire de Montpellier isolate 1030 chromosome 5, EGFV_Vit.rip_1.0, whole genome shotgun sequence.
CTTTGTGGATTGGTTGAGTTTGAAGTCAAGAGAGGAAggttgtttatatatatatatatatatatatataccttgtTGCATgtacacacaaaaaaaaaaaagagaaaaagggagaaagagaggacgagtataaaaaaaaaaaggaaaaagaaaaaagaaagaaaaaaaaaagaaggaaaggcCAAAGGCACTCAAATATAAGCAATGTATGGAAAAGGTCAAATAAAAACAGCTAGGGGACGATACAGTATAGCAGTTCATTTTTGTTCGTGCTGCGTGTTCCTGTTGGACTGCACATGCGGTAGCTGTAGGAAGTACAGTATAGTTCCAAAGTGATTTCATTCACCAATTCAGGCTCAAGTCCTTGCTTTACATCAGTGGACCTACAGAGATGATGTCGTAGGAAGAAGGGAATATTGCAGGGATGGAGAACAATAACACAACTACAGTTTGGATTCTGAAAGAGGTTAGCCATAAGTTCTTTCAAGTTGATTGTCTAACGAGTTCCAGAAATGTCTCCAAGTGAGTAAACAACTCTACAAACAAATaattggaaaatggaaaagtttGTGGGAGTTATACATTTCATCACCACTTTGTGGAAATTTGTTAGTATGATGTGTTAGGTACCTATAACTCACCAGTGAAATAGTGTCTCTCAAGTGCAGAGatgagaaaaacaaacaaaatccaCAACAAAGAATCTATTTGAGATACTATTGATCCTTTCCCAAAGTAAAATCCTCTAGATATAATACGCTGAACTGGTGATCAGCATCTCAAtatcttcaaaaattatatcattCTGCTTTTCAAAGACTCCAAAAGAATGTATGCAAAAGCGCACTCCAAACCCTCCTCACCCTCTTTCCTAGAAAAAGATCCTCAGCAAGCTACAGATACCAGGTTCTGAGTCTCTTGGTAACTTAGAAGATGttatcaaaagaaaacaatCCATGTGATTTGCCTATGCAATCTGACTAGAAAtacaatttccaatttcttatATAACTAAGGTAACTTATCCAATAGGCTGTGATGATCATTCATTACCACCATCCATGAATCTACAACCATTCAAAACTTAACATCAACTATGAAACATCATCCAGTGGGAAAAGTTTAGAAAGGAGTTACAACTCTTTGTAAGCCATACCCACCTAACCCAACCTACCACcacaaataaatcaattaaagaaAACCTCCATAAAGTTGAACCTGCCAAAAGATCTCTAAATTTCTTGTTTGATACATGGAATgactttacaaaaaaaatgacaagaaTAAAGCAATGCAAGCCCCTTGAGGTGTAGTTCAATGGTAGTGCAGTCTATCATTGAACCGCATGTCCTGATTCAAGCTTCCCTGGTAGTTGAGTAGTCTAAGGTAGAAGAGAGGGTGTATCACTCAGGTTTGGCTCCAAGCAGTTGGGATAAATACCTTCTTGTCGGGTTGAATTTCCCattatagaaaaaatagaataaaatcaatGCAAAGCCTCAAAACAGTAATCATTAATATCTCTAAGGGATATCTATATGAATACACCACCTATCCTCAATAAcacattgataaaaaataaatagatataaaaaggaataaaataaaaaacctattCAATAAATTCCCCTTTAGACCATCTCAATCACATGAAATTAGACAATGGGCATAACCTACTTTgaatttcttgttgttttgtTGCTTTACTAAGATGTCGATTCTCACAAACATGACACACTTGTCTCATATGGTAATCCTAAGTTTaagttatcaaaaaaatatgctaatcattttaatgatatcatAAATACCAATGATTCACAAGTGAAAACACAGTAAATAATAATATCGAACtattaaaatttacaaatgaTTCCAAAAGTTGAAGGGATAGTagggaaattgttttttaaaacagtttgcCCATACTTTAAAACAtagaatatttttctaatttaaaagacatatttaacaaattattgATAAAGAATAATTGGAGATATAGAAAATACTTTGAGAACTTTTGCATTGTATGGAAGTGTATAATACCATcacaaataataaattgataaagttgtttttcatatttgaggtattaaacaaaattttgttcttgaaaccaattaaaaacagcttttaaaaattgttattaattttttaaaaattgaaccaATATATAAGTAAGATAATGTATTAATAAATGTTGAAAGCGCACAAGAGTACATAAGACATTTACAAAGAGCActagacataaaataaaaaattaaaaaaaaaaaaaaaggaaagagggaACACAAAAAAATACTCCCTCATCAATATGTGTATATCCACTGCCTATATACACCCTAACCCACAGAGAGAAATTGTtaaggaaaacattttttaacctTTGATCTAACAATTCCTGACATTCAAGAAATCTCCTATTTCTTTCATTCCAAATCTTCCAGAAAATACAAGGAGAAGCAGCTCTCCAAACCTTAATCCACCTTCTATCTACAAAAGAGTCATGCCACCCTAGGAGAGTTTCCCTAATCAACTCAGATAAAACCCACTAAATACCAAAAATGGAGAACACCAGCTGCCATAAAATTCTCGCCTTGtcacaatgaagaaggataTGATCAATGGACTCCAAATCCTCTTTACACAATGAAGGAGGATATGATCAATGAACCAATATTATTAAGctatcaatttttctaaaaacttaagtTGTTAGGATTTGAATTCATAATGTGTATATCTTGCTTTAacaaagcctaagtctaaatacACCAAGATGATCTTACGAAGGGAAGGTTTGATACTTAATTTCTcacttaaaaaatatcaaaacatttttatttcaaagCAATAAGCATGGAAATCCTTCATGTGGCGATGGAGGACAATCTATCCCACAACTCCAATCTAAAGCCTTCCCTCCAAGCCAATAAGAtctaaattacaaataaaattattgttttttataggGAAAGCAAAGGTGTATATACATACATACGTAAGTGTGCgtgtgtgtgtctatatatatatataaggaaacGCTAAAAGAGCACCCCAATGTACACAAGAAGTATACAACAGTCgccaacaaataaaataaaattattgttatacCACCCAAAGACAAAATGATTGGCCTTAATGGAAGAAGACCCCTTCAGCAGCTTTCCAGAGGAATAGAAATCAGACTAAATAAATCACAGTTGTCCTGACTGAAAATGAACACCAACATTAACAGCAATTCCTACATCTCAAACACCCATTTCAATTAACCGACTCTACCTTCCTAGGTGATACTAGATAGCATAACAGTAGTAGAATCTTGCTCCCAGTTACATCAAACAGTGTCGTTGTTGAGAGTACTACATTTCAAATTCATGTGATGACAACAAATTGAATATACACAAAAAAGATAAGATGGATGAAATGTATTTTACCGTCGTAGTAATGTACTCTTCAAAAGATTCCCGATATTTGTCATAAAGCTGTTGGGAGTAGTCATGAGGGGGCTTTTGAGTACACATGTTATAGATGGTACTGTATgcaaaattaaggaaaataactaCATTATCAGAGACTATTAACAATCAATAAGAATAAACATAGATAAACAACCAACAAAAAGGATACGTATACAGCATCATGTAGTCCTCCGAGCTAAACTGCGGCTCAGGTAATCCTTCTAGAATGTTCTTCAATTTGGTGATCCCCTTCTGCATAAACTCCCATCCTTGCTCCAAATCAATGGTCTTCCGCTCATTCATCGTCATATCGCCAAACCCCAATTATCGGTTCCAGAATCAAAATCTGCAATTCGCAACTTCAAATCATTAAACCCACCGCAATGGCAAACCCAAAATTAATCTCTGCACGACAAAAACCCTATTAGAATTTCATCCAGAGAAGCTAAAATCATCATAAACCCAAGAAGCCGGAGGAAAGAAACTCAGAAAAGTCATCCCACCCCCAAAACCCCAAAAAGATCCCAAGTTTTCCCATTTCCCCATGATTCACCGCAAACTCAAAACCCCGAAACTCCCCCTATCACCCGAATCGACGCTCCCCATCGGCCACCGACTTAAATCATCACGAAACCGACATCGACAAAAACCAAAATCACCGAAAACCCCTAAAAATAAACCAagaataagaacaagaagatcGAAACCTGATTTTGGTGGAGGAGAAAAACCCTAATAAAGGAGCGTAGAATTGGAAACCCTAGAAATTGAGGTGAGGAAGAAGAAACTCCGACAGAGCATTGATGAAAAAAGTTGATGCCCGAAAGGGCGAGTTGGGTGAGATGTGGTCTGTCCCTCTCTTCTGATTTCGACTCCTTGTATTATGCTTTTATTTCACAAGTAGCCtcatatttcacttatttatatAACTTCCCTCCTTATTTGTGGTTCTAAATCTTTTTCCAtccaattcaaatattttaagtaattaGTTTTAATGTTGTTTGTTATTTGAAAtggtatttcattttttttccattttatttatttatttgtttgcttGGAGGCTTTGGAGTGGCTATCCAAACATCCCCTTTCTCCACttgtattatttaaatatttaaaaaaaaaaaaatttgtcggGACAGCAATAAATTTCATGAAATCATGGTCCCATCATGCtaaaatatacttaatatattaaccattttatgtattattttagGTTTCTATTCCATGGCTTGTCAATCATCTTTAAAGTGAAAACTGAAAGGGAAAGCTTTGCACATTAACACAACGAAATCCATGAGATGATTTATTGGatctctcattttattttaggtaTGCAATTTTGAGAATATAAATCTAAGAAGAACTTCAGTATGCAAAGTACGAGGAGTCAACGACATTCTAACTAATCCCTCGACAATTCAACTAATCAACCGTCAAACTAGAACTCTAACATTGCGTCGTCCACCCTTTCATAAAATCCACGCAAACCTTCAACCTTAACTCATATTTGCCTTTAACGAAGCCTTAAAATGATTTACGAGGTCTCTCATTTTGtcataagtttgaaatttcagaAATGTAAATCCAAAAATAACTTCAGTATGCAAAACATGTAGAGTCAACGACATTCCAAGTAATCCCTTAATAATTCAACTAACTAACTATCAAACTATAACTCTAATATTGTGTCATCCACCCTTCATAAAATCCACGTGAGCCTTCAACTTGTCGAACCATAACTTTAACCcactttttcctttaaaaaaaccTTAAGATGATTTATGAGATCTCTTATTATATGTTAAGTCTAAAATTCCAATAAGATCTCTTATTATATGTGAAGTTAACGCCATTCCAACTAATCCCTTGACAATTCAATTAACCAACCGTCAAACTATAACTATAATGTTATGTTTTTCGCCATTTCATTACACGAGCCTTCAACTTATCAAATTATAACTTCTAATGCACTATAGTGTTTAACAAAGTTAACTAATTATGTCATTCCTCGATGactcattttcttcaaaagaaacAAAGTTGGTTTTAAACACATAGGAGAATGTCCTCTCGCTAAGCAtacccataatttttttttatcgcacatcaataactcattcacaTCAAAACTctcatttaataatgaaaatgatcGTTTCGTCATTTCAAATGTTATTACACCTATTGCAATATTTAGTCATTACACCGAAAAGATACTTTTAATTCTCTTTCCTCCATGGCTAAGTAACttattaccattattttttttctttagtgttATTCTTATAGACGACCCAAAGTGTAGGAGTATTCAAAGATGTCAAGCCCCTTTTGCTAATTACactatttataatactttttttgAACTATTTTAGGATTACAAATACAAGGAATGTATAATAGGCTTCATTGGATCGTGGTACCATTGCGCACTACATTTGAAAGTTTTGTTCCATGATGAGTCCTCCATATTTATTATGAACGAAAAGTCAATGGAGACATTTTGTAGAAATCTTTTACAATGATACCTTTTTGTATGATttgactttttattaaatttggattttgaataATGAGTTGgagttaatattatttaattggtTGATTTTAGTTgggttattttaatatatatatatatatatatatatatatatatatatatatatatatatatatatattaaagtctATTTTACGGTCATTTTAGAaatcacttttaattttaaaaaatattttttaaaaaaaaatttaaaaaaatttttaaaattttgaaaaatcaattatatcattttttggataaatttttgATAGGTAGATTATtcaaaaatacttctaaaaaaaatacttttattaaaaatatttcaaataaaaactcGCAATCAtattattgtcttttttttttcctttcaaaaatcatcgtaatttatcttataaatcTAATTTCGGAATAAAATATAGGACTCTTATTTTCAAACTCatatttggaaattattttaaaaagtttgaggaagaaatagataatatatataaaaaagaaaaagttagaaaactttgtaaaattattatttttatttggttgtccatgaaaacataaaagtagaaagaaaaaaaaaatacaagtttgaaaccattttttagaacaattttcatttattcaaaataaaaagtacaaaaaatacatttgacaaccaaaaacttgttttttgtttttaagaagaaaaaataagttgttttcaaaaaacatattttagttgttttctattgttttcacttattttaggagaattatttaaaaaaataattatacaaatatatagaatgattaaaaataaaatactatatataaaaattatttttaaaatatatttaaaaatattaaaaacatgttatcagacttttgttttacaaaaaccattttccaagattgtttttaaaaaatagttaccaagaCCCTCAATTATTGAGGAATTGATTTTCCTCCAACTTTTTACACCTTTTTCCTTAAATTGATAGAATGAAAactttaaggctatgtttggttcccggaaaatacaaaggaaagaaaaaaaatgctaaggaaaatgattttctcatgtttggttgtcctatgaaaaatatcaaagaaaatcaaatataattaaaattaattaaaaacttatgtatttttaaattatttaatctttatattgatgagttaaaataaatgaaatgagtttgaagtaacaaaaaaaataatttattagcttttaatctatttttttattttccttcactttttctttccttccacttttcctttgtattttctttccctcgcattttccctcaaattttccggaaccaaacatagcctaagtattccctcttttcctttttttttttttttataataattttttcatgacatccaaatgcaaaaaaaaaaaaaaaaaaaaaggaacctcTTAATAGTTTTTACTCTTTCCTTATACTTTTTAATGACCAAATTACCCTTAgtcttattttgaaaataagaaaataatatccaAAGCTATtacaaaaaagttattttgggATTAAAACGCCCTATGTGGAAATAAGTGTAAATAAGAACTCCAAGCTTAGTTCACTTAATTATCACTCACTATCGATAATAATatctactaattttttttaaaacttttctaagaatatgatttaattttcaataaatgatttgattttaaaatcattcaaaataaaaatgatgtacTCAAAAGTTGTGGGAGTCACAGGGGCAGCTTTGAGCTAGCTTAGTTGTATATTCATTTACCATATATAGAATagttcatatattattattttttgtaaaaatagaagatattagaaaatatttctataaatattataaattatgagGATAAAATGTTATTGGATTGAGACACATGATGAAAAAGGGAGCTCATAATTCaagttatacataaataaaaggaaaaccaGGGATGTTTTACGATTAAATAATTGCATCTTTATGTTCAAGGGAAATATACTTAACCACtgttaatttgaaatttcgTCAAATCTACCTTTAAAttgctatatattttttatagctAAATTTGtgtgtaattttattttttctttatgatttcATACCACAAAAAGGCTTGAAACTTCTACTGGCACaaaattatcatattaaaaaatgctTTCATATGACACAAGTATAAAAATcatcaacaaaataaatttttggctAAAAAGAGTCTATTCCATGTTTTCAAAGGGTGAAAGTCATTTTTTTCCAAGACACACCAACTCAATGGATTATGTATGTCTTTTGGAATAAAGATGCAATCAATATTTTCTTGCTAAATTGATATAGACTTTTAGCAACAACATGGTGAAAGCATTGTATTTTATGATCAAAGAACCCTTGTTTGCTGGTATCATCCATTTCAACATCTCCAATAGTACAACAGCAGCAGTTGCAGGCTAGCAGCTATGATATCCCACatccaagaagaagaagggaaATTTTGATGAGGCTTGTATGATACCTACCTGTTGGGGTGGAGTTTTGCCATCACCCACCTTCTTTTCTTGCAGTTCAGTAGCATGTGCAGAGAGCAACTCATATTCCACAGCCTGTCATGAGGCATAGAATTTAGAACGGGGAAAAAGGCAAAAGGTTATATGGTTCCAGTTAATTGATCGAAAAAATGATAAGTATATGAACATGTTTAAGCAGGGGGGTGTTTTGAAACCCACATTAAAACAAGACAAATAAGGTTCCATGTCCACAGATTTTGACACAAATTTGCCATTCAGAGTGAAGCCAACATCTGAAATGGTTGTGGAAACAATAAGGTTGTTCTATGGCAGCAAACAGAACATTAATCAAAGAAAGGGATTGTGAATAAATTGTACGAGAACAGAATGGAATGATTTTGTTTTCATGTGGTTCCAAACGATACCCAGTTATATTTCCAAAAGGGATTTCTAGATAAGTTAAAAACCTGCAACAATTTCTTGTGGCTTCTTCTTGGCAAGTAGTAAGAAACTGTCTCTTTCGTGTTTCAAGCATCCATGGGCCTGAATTCCCATCAAGGAAAACTAAAAATCATCAGTCTCTGCACATAACAGTCATAAATTTAGCTTAACTAAGGAAAGGAAGTTCTACTGAGGATGACCTTGAGCATGTAATTCTCATAGGACTAGCTTGTAATCCAGTTTGAGGTTTTCTGGGAATGGAATGCAGTGGCCTCTTCAAGCATGGCTTGTTCAAAGTCTTTCTCATAAAATTCCACAGACCCCATTCCCATCTCCATGTATAAGTCTATAACATTCTTCACTAGGGCTTGATCAATCTGCTCACCCTCCCACTCCCGATCAATCTGGAAGATCGCATCTCCAACATGATCAAACTGTAATTAGCAAGAGAACAATCACAGGACAAGCAAGGATAACTCCAATCACAATAACCTTAGGTCAAAGGTTAGCATTTAGCTCAATCCTTATTATCTGCTTTGTTATAGAAGAAATCCAAGCCAAGTTCAGTATGTCTTATGGAGGTGGTTTTTTTCCTCGTGGGGAAATCACTAAGTTAGAAACCATAAGAAGGTATTGTCTAGCAGGACAGATGAAAGCAAATAAGCACTCCAAGAGAACCGAATGAACGAAGATTACATATAAAAATGGAGGAAATTTTGAGCAAATCACAAGGATCTGATGATTTTACAGAAATGTGGTACTTGAAAACTGATAGGTATCTAATGGagaattattattgaatttcaagaatttcaagaaaCAAGAGTCCCAACTGGTCCTCAGATAGCTATTCGAGAGGCTATCACTCTCCTACCAGATCCACAATATTTCCCCCTCTTTTCCTATTTAAACCATCCCCCAGCCCGTATCCAACTGTGACCTAACCTACACTAAAGCTGTTACAACTAACTGCCAGGTGGCAGTATATTCCTCTTCCCTTTTCTATTATACACATAACGTATAGGAGGCCTATCAAAAACCTCAAATAGTTTAAATactgagaaaaacaaaaacactacTTTCATGGTCAATATGAGCCTGAATGTACTCCAAATGAGACATGGTCTTACCATAGAAAAAATGGCATTCCTCACTTTATCATTCACCTCGCTGAACACCTGAAATTAAAGTTTGACATGAAAGAACATATGCAGAAGAGAAGTCACTAACAGACCAACTTTTAGAACAAATCGGTATGGCTATGTGACAAAATTAGAGTTCCATCACCAACCAGTTCATAGAAGCAGCTGAAGCTAGTTTCTTTGAGTGAAGGAAGCCTCCTCAAGACAGTGAGGTATCTATCAAGATAATGAAAGAATCTCCCAAGCGATTGTGGTTTGACCACCTTCTTGCTAGTTCTTGTAACATAAAGCTCATCTTCTTTTCGCCGCAAAGATGGCAACACAGAAAAGAACAACACAAATTTTAAAGGTTTGTCTgggaatattttcaataaaacagtttttgaaaacagtctTAAACAATTAACTGTTCTTAaaacaatataacaaaaataactgaaaatgCCTAAAATTTATCCTAAAAAACAACCTATTTTGAtatcaaattatcaaaaaaccattttctatcAAGTTTGACAAAGGTGAAGTTAAGTCTTGTGGTCCTTGTGACTGTTGAGAGAATATACTAAACAATATGGGTATAGAAACTTCAAAAATCCGGTAACCTTGGAGTTGATGTACTCTTCAAAAACCTTCTTATATTGTTCATATAATTGCTGACTTACATGGAGGTTGCTGGGGAAACAGATGTTGTAAACAGCTCTACCCAGCTGACTTAAGGCTACACAAGTCCATATCACAACCACAACAGATAACAAAGCTGAATTGAATAATCAGGAAAAATGCAAATAAATCCATTGCAGTTAAGCTATTCTTATTCAGCTAGgcataatataaaaattcagaGCAATCCCATTAGAGCCAggtaaaaagagagaaaaaaaaaaaggaaaacaaataaataaataaataaaaagaaggaaaaaattagaaggattcaatcttgattttattatcctctacttttcctttcttgGTAAACAATCAGAGCCCTAGCCAACCAGGCAGGGAAAATAGATTCTAAGCTAATCCAAACGATTATAACAGAAGCTAGAGAAACCCATTACAGAAATCATTCAAATAGACATAAAACAGTGCAAATTAAAGGATCAAAGCAAAATTTAGAGAAACCCCATTGCAGGAAAGATGAAGAGGATACGTGTAATAACGCATGTAGTCCTCAGAAGTGATGTTCTGGTCATTAGTCCCTTCCACAAGGCCAATAACCCTGTCAATCCCCTCTTGAACTGCATCATTTGCCATCATATGCCCACTTCCTCAACTGAACTTTTTGAATTTCCCCTGAAGAACCAGCAAAATATCACTGGCAGTAGAAATTTCTTGAGCCACTTCTTTCCCAGAGTTGCTGGgttcttcctctttttcttcgCTGAATTTTCTCGGCAACTCTTGGGAAATTGCTTTGTTTCTGCAACACTGCTGAACTTTCTTGGTCATGGTGCTGACTACGAGTGATAAGGCTGTGATTGTTCCAAGAGCAGTCCAATCCTACCAGTTCGGAAACGTTTAGCAATGACCCTCTCGTGCATCTTTTTCTCTTGGTAAAAGATggtaaatgaattaaattaatttagttgaattttaaattaacttaaaatttattataattcatcaaattaataaatttattctcattaatgttaactaatatttattgattttgatttatatttatttttattagttttaaacaatatatttattttttaaactttcatattaaaactacgataaataaataacataactACAAATAAGTGCATAACCTCCAAAGAAGCAAACCCTCCCATTACCCTGATCCCAAACGCGTAGGTATCATTGTTTTCATACAAAAATGACTCTTTATAAATCACAACGAACATCTAGGCTTTTGCATTGACAAAGAACGTAACAAGATGTAATACTTTGTGTGAATAGGAATGATAATGAGGTG
It encodes:
- the LOC117914010 gene encoding cullin-1-like; translation: MMQFKRGLTGLLALWKGLMTRTSLLRTTCVITQDELYVTRTSKKVVKPQSLGRFFHYLDRYLTVLRRLPSLKETSFSCFYELVFSEVNDKVRNAIFSMFDHVGDAIFQIDREWEGEQIDQALVKNVIDLYMEMGMGSVEFYEKDFEQAMLEEATAFHSQKTSNWITS